One stretch of Gadus chalcogrammus isolate NIFS_2021 chromosome 14, NIFS_Gcha_1.0, whole genome shotgun sequence DNA includes these proteins:
- the rab8b gene encoding ras-related protein Rab-8B, with amino-acid sequence MAKTYDYLFKLLLIGDSGVGKTCLLFRFSEDAFNTTFISTIGIDFKIRTIELDGKKIKLQIWDTAGQERFRTITTAYYRGAMGIMLVYDITNEKSFDNIKNWIRNIEEHASSDVERMILGNKCDMNDKRQVSRERGEKLAIDYGIKFLETSAKSGINVEESFFTLGRDIMTRLNRKMNDNSPPGGGGGQVKITENRSKKSNFFRCSLL; translated from the exons ATGGCGAAAACGTACGACTATCTCTTCAAACTGTTGTTGATAGGGGACAGCGGGGTCGGGAAGACGTGTCTGCTGTTCCGATTCAGTGAGGACGCGTTCAACACAACATTTATATCAACGATAG GGATCGACTTCAAAATCAGGACAATAGAGCTAGATGGAAAGAAGATCAAGCTGCAGATATG GGACACTGCAGGCCAGGAGAGGTTCAGAACCATCACCACAGCCTACTACAGAGGTGCCATG GGCATCATGCTGGTGTATGACATCACCAATGAGAAGTCCTTCGACAACATCAAGAACTGGATCCGCAATattgaagag CATGCATCTTCAGACGTGGAGAGAATGATACTTGGGAACAAGTGTGATATGAATGACAAGAGACAGGTGTCcagagaaagaggggaaaag TTGGCGATTGATTACGGGATCAAGTTCTTAGAAACAAGTGCTAAATCAGGCATTAATGTGGAGGAG TCCTTCTTCACGCTGGGAAGAGACATTATGACACGACTAAACAGAAAAATG AATGACAACAGCCcaccaggaggtggaggagggcagGTCAAAATCACAGAGAACCGCTCCAAGAAGAGCAACTTCTTCAGGTGCTCGCTGCTCTAG
- the LOC130403195 gene encoding uncharacterized protein LOC130403195, translated as MAASGSRVGLRWGDSEVECLLEIWADDSIQSQLDTTHKNSGVFGAIRDYLEHRGYHRTMGQCRDKVKKLRFQYLRVRDALRRSGLSSDEKGRFPWYDAVDLIIGHKTSSVPRVLESSPVFCRLECTTEDNKRETPLKVALCRRRRKGLRDKYIREVRKEKQAIKSGEIVGSQGSWRHTADRAFLMEPPGAMKNWTGGGGDHSNTEPELPVVNGEVHGCEEKPAEIEVKTEDVEDEPEEESTAAHGMGSYTRALSEPTVQQSSAKLFCQSIVPHLERLPLEKLIQVQIQILQVVQDATGS; from the exons atggcggcaagcggttcacgagtgggtttacgttggggcgatagtgaagtcgagtgtttacttgaaatttgggccgacgacagcattcagtcgcagctggacaccacaCACAAGAATTCGGGGGTGTTTGGTGCAATACGTGACTATTTAGAACATCGTGGATACCACCGAACTATGGGACAGTGTCGGGACAAAGTTAAAAAGCTGAGGTTCCAATACCTCAGAGTGCGGGACGCACTCCGCAGGTCAGGCTTGTCTTCTGATGAAAAGGGCCGGTTTCCGTGGTACGACGCTGTCGACCTGATAATTGGCCATAAAACAAGCAGCGTGCCGAGAGTTTTGGAGTCGAGTCCGGTGTTCTGCAGGTTGGAATGCACGACGGAGGACAATAAACGTGAAACTCCATTGAAAG TCGCTTTGTGTCGCAGGCGCCGGAAGGGCCTCCGCGACAAGTACATCCGGGAGGTCAGGAAGGAGAAGCAGGCCATCAAGAGTGGGGAGATCGTAGGCTCACAGGGGAGTTGGAGACACACTGCTGACCGGGCCTTCCTCATGGAGCCGCCTGGGGCCATGAAGAACTggactgggggaggaggagatcacAGCAACACCGAGCCCGAGTTGCCAGTGGTCAACGGCGAGGTCCACGGTTGTGAGGAGAAGCCAGCGGAAATAG AGGTTAAAACTGAGGATGTTGAGGACGAGCCTGAGGAGGAGTCGACTGCGGCCCATGGCATGGGGAGCTACACGCGGGCACTCTCAGAGCCGACCGTTCAACAAAGCTCGGCCAAACTCTTCTGCCAAAGCATCGTGCCTCATTTGGAGAGGCTGCCTCTAGAGAAACTCATCCAGGTGCAGATACAGATCCTCCAAGTGGTTCAAGATGCAACGGGCAGCTag